GGGAAGGATTGTCTCTGTACTATAACTAAATATGTGGATGTATGGTTGTCTATGTACTATTAAGGAGGAAGGGAAGAGTGACTAATGTATTTGTGTTGTATACAAGATGTAGCTGTATGATTTTTTTGTCCCTGTACTATAACCAAAGTCAATTGCAGTTAGATATTGATATATTGATATCTTGCCAACATATACTTGAGTAGAGAAATTGACTGCCTACATTCACGGACAGTTTGAATCTGGATATAGTAAATCTTGTCTCTTGATAATGagtaatttgcttttctaatgtgATCCACGAAAACATGTCGAAAATGAGTCATTTTATATGCGATGTATTAAAATATCATTTGTCTAATTAATACTCTCACTAAGGTTTACTGCATACATACAAGAATCGGCTACAAATTTATGCTCAAAAGCATAATCTTGTTCTACCTGCATATTCGGGTGAAATTGTTGGACCTCCACATGACCGTCGTTACAAGTCTAAGGTCACAGTTGATGGAAAGTCTTTTGAGACTCCGGACTTTTTCTCCACATTAAAGGATGCAGAACATGGAGCTGCAAAGGTGGCATTTGAGTCTATGTCACTCCACCTAACGGAAGAGGCAAGATTTTTTATTAAATCTTGTTTGACTTTGTTTGTTTCCATGTAATATTATACAAAGAAATTGTATTCTTGGTATAAGGCATTTCTTATTATTACTCAGGATGAGGTTTTGTATAAGTCACTACTTCAAGAATATGCTCAGAAAGGGGGGCTACCATTTCCAACCTATGCTACAGTGAGATCTGGACCATCGCACTTGCCTATATTTGTATCGACTGTGGAAATTGGAGGCAAGTTTTACCAAGGACAAGAGGGAAAGACCAAAAAGATGGCAGAGACGAATGCTGCAAAGGCTGCGTACATTTGTCTAACCTGTAAGTACTTTATATGATTCCTAGATGTTATGTACCCACACAAAGTTGCATTGCCCATTTTCTCCTTTATAAATACAATCCTCTAATTCTTTATGCAATGACTATTCATGTTATTTATGAACTATGTGAAGCTAAAGTGAGCATCACTAATAAATTGGGAAATAAAAAAGCAAGTCCAACTCCCAACAAATAAATTACCTAGAGCCCTTAGAAATATTTTTAGATTGTTCTGCAAGTGTGTGGTTAGAACATGGAGGATTGAACTCAGATCCCACATCCATGTCTATTTGTAGAATGACAGACTGTTTCTCTTGACTTTGCTCATTTACTTGATCGACTTCTTATTGTGATACTTACATTCACCTAATAATATCAAATTTAATGTCCCTGTAGGATTCTAATTTTTATGCCTACGTGATTATCTTTTTAATACTTGTTCCAATTCTCATAGTCTCGCTAATAATTCATAGGAGTTTGTGACTTGGGATTGTCTGGTTAAGTTAGTAGTCCCAATTCTGGGTGCTAGTTTCCTTGTGAGTTTATCATTAAAAAACTGTTGGAAAAGTAATGCTATCAGAAAGAAAACCTACTGTTGTCAATTGGGTCAATTGGTattgttataattatatatgtCTCATGAGGTACAGCTAAGTAGGCAGCACTTTTAATTATATGATCTGGCTCAACATGTAATTTTTATGAGGATAGATGTAATGTATAACTTATTCATGCAGACGATCTCCCTTCACAGTTGTTATTTGAAGTTTATAGCATAAATCATAATTTGAACAGTTTATAATTTGGCAAGAGTATGGTGTTTTGCTTCAGGTCAAGaaacccaatctcctaatttctcTGTTGGAGAAAATTCAGATGCCTCATCTTTCAGCTTGCAACCCGATGTTACAGGAATAGTGGAAGAATATGTTGCTCAGGAAACCCAAGGTACTTATACAAATTTGTTACCTTTTTATTATCATTCTTGACTGCCTCTATTTGAAATTTTACTTTTTTGGAAGTAGTTGTCTAGAACTGACTGCCTATATTTGGAATTTTACTTCTTTGGAAGTTTTTGTCTAGAACTGTTATTCGCCTTGAACAAGGTTTGTCATTCGTGGTTGGGTTCTTTTATCTTTTTTCTGATTAATTGGTATTAATTTTGTTTAATATCGATAATCATTTGGTTCAGCTGTTTTTCGAAACACATGGCATCCGTTGCGGTTGCTAAGTAATTAGATTAAGAAGTAAGGATCGGCCCTAGTGATTCACAAGATGAGAAGGATGGTTGTGGGATTCTAATCTTAAATAGGATATCAAGCTCTGCTGAAGTTGCCTCAACTTcatttccatatatatataatttttttggtTTCAGATTTGGTTGCatctttaaaataaataaataaaaagtaATTCTAAATGACATCATTTTAATATATGCGTAATTTGCAAAATGATTTCACCATTAAATTAGCTAATGAATTGAGCAAGAAACtagattttttttttcttaaatttttgTAACCTGTGAATGCAGGTACCAATAGTAAAAGGCAGAGAAACTCAACATCTGAAGATGGAGATGGTCGAGAGCGAGATCCATCTGCAGCCAAGAGTCCACCCCAAGATCCCATAATAATACCACCTGGACA
The window above is part of the Apium graveolens cultivar Ventura unplaced genomic scaffold, ASM990537v1 ctg1460, whole genome shotgun sequence genome. Proteins encoded here:
- the LOC141699889 gene encoding double-stranded RNA-binding protein 1-like isoform X3, coding for MYKSMLQELCQKKSWTLPVYETVKDGPDHKPVFTATVTVNNSVFESLEQCWSSKEAQNVAARVAFHHFSPSSTGGQEHAISGLLHTYKNRLQIYAQKHNLVLPAYSGEIVGPPHDRRYKSKVTVDGKSFETPDFFSTLKDAEHGAAKVAFESMSLHLTEEDEVLYKSLLQEYAQKGGLPFPTYATVRSGPSHLPIFVSTVEIGGKFYQGQEGKTKKMAETNAAKAAYICLTCQETQSPNFSVGENSDASSFSLQPDVTGIVEEYVAQETQGTNSKRQRNSTSEDGDGRERDPSAAKSPPQDPIIIPPGQTSVRKLAVYPRAPEMIIPEGATIYPSSDDQWVGVVMTLREEEYEGYNN
- the LOC141699889 gene encoding double-stranded RNA-binding protein 1-like isoform X1, which produces MYKSMLQELCQKKSWTLPVYETVKDGPDHKPVFTATVTVNNSVFESLEQCWSSKEAQNVAARVAFHHFSPSSTGGQEHAISVSSASAINSDTKAAKRGKMEQNGNSLDGLLHTYKNRLQIYAQKHNLVLPAYSGEIVGPPHDRRYKSKVTVDGKSFETPDFFSTLKDAEHGAAKVAFESMSLHLTEEDEVLYKSLLQEYAQKGGLPFPTYATVRSGPSHLPIFVSTVEIGGKFYQGQEGKTKKMAETNAAKAAYICLTCQETQSPNFSVGENSDASSFSLQPDVTGIVEEYVAQETQGTNSKRQRNSTSEDGDGRERDPSAAKSPPQDPIIIPPGQTSVRKLAVYPRAPEMIIPEGATIYPSSDDQWVGVVMTLREEEYEGYNN
- the LOC141699889 gene encoding double-stranded RNA-binding protein 1-like isoform X2 produces the protein MYKSMLQELCQKKSWTLPVYETVKDGPDHKPVFTATVTVNNSVFESLEQCWSSKEAQNVAARVAFHHFSPSSTGGQEHAISVSSASAINSDTKAAKRGKMEQNGLLHTYKNRLQIYAQKHNLVLPAYSGEIVGPPHDRRYKSKVTVDGKSFETPDFFSTLKDAEHGAAKVAFESMSLHLTEEDEVLYKSLLQEYAQKGGLPFPTYATVRSGPSHLPIFVSTVEIGGKFYQGQEGKTKKMAETNAAKAAYICLTCQETQSPNFSVGENSDASSFSLQPDVTGIVEEYVAQETQGTNSKRQRNSTSEDGDGRERDPSAAKSPPQDPIIIPPGQTSVRKLAVYPRAPEMIIPEGATIYPSSDDQWVGVVMTLREEEYEGYNN